AATATGTGCTGACCGCATtgtatataagtgtataagtGTGTATACTGTAGAGATATTACAGCGTGTGTCCTGGCGTCCTGCAAAGGGAAaagttataaaagtataatcactatatacatgtatattatatacactatatatacgtatattatatacatacgctTTACAACATTTATgcaaaattatctaaataaggTTTTTTTATGAGGTGAGTCAAtagaatgtattataaacttcACTGTACAtagctttatataatatgtacagtaTTTAGTGCggataattcatatttttaataggtatatgtacgcggtatgtaaattgtacctatatactgtataattttttgtttatttttatacgaatagaaattattttactgtgaaattgaataagaataaattttttaatcaatttaaatattgtcaagtttaaaatgtaatgatcGAACGAAAAATCATGTTAAACTGTTAAAGATTTGACCTTCGTCTTACATAACTAACGCGCGTTTTTGTTGgactttataattatgtatttatactatactaatatacctgctaaataattatttatttttagacctattgatttagaaaaaaaaattcacctacaaatttaaagtttaaaacagacgtaacttaaattataaactagcataaaaataaaaactaaagtaagccatcatattatattcatttcttATAggttaattagtaataattacaagctatatttatatgtgagattatattttgtatagtgtatagtgtttatagttaataatataatattagtaatacttattagttatttcttatactacgtaaaaccataaaataagttttaaaaatcaacttaCCTATATTGgctatattcattaattttaatattaaatagataccgTAAACTTTACTATTTATAGCATTCAAATCTACACTTATTTATGAATCAttgagttaaaaaatgttaaatctgATACTTAAGAGCAGATGtcctaaactttttttaatcgaaaacTTTAATTGAcacataattgttattattaaacagttgtaattcatttgtttattatttatttgtattatagaaaGAAAacaagaaaacaataatattaatttccttTGGTTCCTATAATTGTACTACACATcacttttaattatgatttgatGTTACGATTATTTATCCATTTAATGTCTACATTCCTTTAACTTAAAGGCAATGGGGGTAACTTAGGCAATTTTTATGGGAGGGGGAGAGGggcaaactttattttatgccGATATCTCGTACACTTAAAGATAATTAAAGACTAAATATATGTcctaataagtacattttgattaatcaattcatttttatttctatagttaatctttttttaaatattatatttttcagttttttgaaaaaataattcttaaaaatctaaaatgcctttttgataatatttttaaaataaatttataaaatatcaagggGACATTGCCCCGTTAAATTTTTAGAAGAGGGAAGTTGCCCCCTCTCACCCCCTCCCCCAGTTTACAACTATGCCTTTAAGTTATCTATTACAGTATACCTTaccacataaaaaataaagatcactccacaaaaatatttggtgtcacttttaactttaaacacagtagtattatgtaatatttacgcCATAGTCTGTAATCATCCGTTCATTTAGGAATTTTGgagattttaataactaatataggtatattattatgtgtatataatatgttttagtgatatttaattgttcaaaGGAATATACCCTGTGCAATTTTGTTACAgcataatttaactaatttaagtaagtattattttaacataaatcattcatttttaaatacatgtcaCATTCTTAATTATGAAGTctcaatgatatattttgagaggggtaaaatatataattataatataggtataatattatctgtagatactatagcctataggtattgCGCTTAATGTGTTaaagtcataactcataaacataatgcgttttaaagttttataaattaaatatttagctgAATTATTAATcacaatgaataatatatcttgAATAGGAAGATTACTCTCAGgtctgtttatattaatattgtttgtttggATTATAAATTCCTTCATACGCCCTCagaaatataactttatatttacttttgcacttaaattaaaaacattgaaatgtatatagacttacataaaatattgtaattactaagataaaaaaaaattaagccaCGGTACAGATGATCTTACCATTTTATGAATGAAGACAAACATGAAACAACCAAGAAGAAATATCCATATGTTCATAACTCCAGGAGCAGTTTTGACATAACTTTAAAGCCTCTTACCCTGATCGCCCCgatctaatatataaaataaaattaactcataattttatagaataggtTAAATTagtgttattcaaataaaaacacttaattaaaaattttaagtccaCTCAAGTTTACGTTGAAACGAGTAATAGTAAGTTATGTTAAgtgaaaatatcataattgatacaacttataatattaagtcatTAAGATGATGTTACAATCGCATGTGTAGTTTGTCTTACAAACTGTAGATAGTATACGACAAAACGTACACGGTAAATTTGCTTTCAATAGAACctagagtatattattgtttttaattttgatctaTTATCAAACTGAGAATAAGGACATTATCTGTTATCTCTCGACAGTTTTTCacagtattttcatttttaagcaagttatgaacatttttatacttaagaaggtattacaatttacaatacaagtacctaggtattaacattagttatttttcataacttgtttacaaagaaaaaacatCGTAAAAAACCGACAACACATAATAGATGTTGTTACCTTTAAGTTTCATAAtaggtcaaaaataaaaacaaatttctttcttaaatagaacaaaataattaaaattccacAGAGtaaattaagatatttagaataaatattactttttaccacggtatgtatagtataatatgacacACTTCTATGCAAtacctttaaaattattagaattctGCACTTtgctagaaaaaaaatataatataatatattataatataatacgttaatatttatttttaattttataataagtacctacctaaataaaagAGAATAAATATGcagtaggtataatagatGAAGTCAATTTGCACCCGTTAgactaattagtattattaattactgaagtgtttgtttatttattaaaatatgtttgtgttttttatcaagctattaatatacatatattaaatatatgaatttagatttgaaaaacaatttcgcGATAGCCTCCGCTGGCTCCACTCCTCGTCTATAAACACTCATAAACGGCACACGCGAGCATTACACATAGATCCACGACTGGGAGCACAAAcatgtattgatatttatgtatatatattcatgTCGACATTggcatttgtatattattattattattattatacatttacaagcgcgtaaatattgatataatatattatacatatatattataatgacgcgTTTATGGTTTCAAAGTCGACCTTGTTCCGACGACATCGACAAACACGCGCATTGATGCGATATATtgtgtgtttttataaaattataataatataatataaatcgtattacacatagtgtgtgtgtgttgtgtgtgtgCAACGACTAACGACCGACCGACCGACCACCGATGCGATCGAGAGAGGTATATACCTCAACAGACCTACCTACCTTTACGAACGAGAACAACACGTGAAAGCCaattaaatacgtatttaGACGGTAAACCCGACGTTGAATAATAACTAGACGTATTATCCGCGAGCGGACTAATTAAGTGGGTATACCGTATACGTATGTAATATCGCACGCGGAAAAGGTAAATTTCgagtcttataaaaataataatacccatCACAGCCGATGCGTGCAATTTAGTATAATGGGTATACTACGGTGGGCTGCGGGTACCTACCCCTACTACCTACCTAAGTATAATTTCCGAGAGAGAATTTTCTGCGTTCGAAACGATAGATTGCAGTATTGCACATTTGCACAATAATCGCGCACACGCCACACAGCACGGGTTTGTCAAAGTTGGCACTTGGCAgcataatctatatattatattattatattgatatatatatacgtgtacaTAACTTATATACAAACTGTACACAACACTGTAACAGACGATCAATATTGGGCCATGCTACACCATTTTTATGGTCATTTTTtgtggttttataaaaaaaaaaaataaaaatattctacctCGAGCAAAGTGCGTATACCGAAGAACGGCCCAATTAGGTATGTCTACCTatgatattctattattttattgacttttcatgtttttaatgaCAACCCGAGAGACAGAGTATTATTCTGAAGTATATGCCTTGCCGTTCCTCTTTTTCAAAGTTATTCATTGTATTAATAtcgataacattattattaactacatCAAAGCTTTTTGAATAAGATGCCCTTAGTTTGTCGTTTACTGAAACCAAAAAATCACCACGTCTgcgatgttataataattgaacagtgaaaaaatggatttttttcttgtacaaAATACGTAGCGTTATGTACCTTCCTAACGTGTCTGTCAAAGTCGTAAAGTACCTAAACATCGtccgataaatatttatagcgcGCGATATCCTGCGTAAGGATCGTAAGGCAGGACTGCACGTCCGCACGATTACTGACCGTTTAACGGAtcaccaataattattacactataataccCATAACAGGCGCGtgggtttaaattttttataaatccgCGTTTCGACATCGATTACGACatcgacaatattataaaccacCTCTGACGTTAGACGTacgattattatcaatatacgtatgtatataatattatgtagattttaaataataataatatttatatttttacgtacACTGTTTATGGCGAAAATGCAATGCGCGCGCGGACAGACgtgcgccgccgccgccgccgccgtgtgtgtgataactgataaccGTCGTTGGCGCCACGGTGGGGGAAGACGGGACGGCCGTGACGTCATCGCGGGGTCGCCGATATCACTGTAGTACGCGAGACCGTTTCCCCCCCGTCACGCCGCGCCGTCCTGCCGTATCATGTGCCCGTGCTGGTCGTACTGTCGCGTACGTTccgtattatagttataaagtcgccgccgccgtcgttgcTCGTCATGTTCTCCGCCGACCGTTCGCCGTCAGCTTTTTGCCGCCTCCGTAGCAGCGGCAGCCTCGGCCGCCCGTGAACGGTGTCTGTGATCTGGAAACTCGCGCGCGCACCCACTCGTCCACCCGCCGACCGCACACACATACACCCGCGTGTGTCGGACGTCATGACTTAGGCGGTCACCGGTGTCGGTGTGTGTGTTACGCTCTCGTGTGCCCCGACGACAATCAGTGACCACCGGTCAGCTCCGGGTCCGGCGGAGTGCACCGTCGTGGGGCGACTGACGAGAGGAGCCCCCCCAGCGACCGCCATGGCCGTCGAGATTTCGGTCACCCTGTGCCGACCGGAAATGCCTTCGGGCCTGGGATTTTCGTTGCTCGGCATCGCCGACTGCCCGCCGGTCATCTACGACATCATCGAGAACACGCCAGCTGCCGAATGCGCTCAGGTAATGTTGCGACGACCCTCGGTCTAGCCGTCGACACCTGTCCGAACCGTCCGTTATCCGTCTCTCGACGTTTGTTCGTTTGCGTGTCCGTTGGACTGGAGAGATTTAACCGACTGCCTACTACTGTCTTACCGATAACATTACCTTTTCTAGTTTATGTTTATGCAGATATTATCTAATCATTACGCATAACCCATTTAGAGAAaacacacatatttttattctctgTAGAATTTGTGCCTACCTACACACATTTCTAAATCTGGAAAGTGATATGGCCCTGAATTGTTATTGGTTATTAAGTGAAATATCCTACattcatgttaattttatgcACTTTAAAACACTctcgattataatttaatgtgattTAATGTTTAGCGTCTCTTTGTAAAATGTccttgtaattaaattaattgatggATTGAAATGACAATGTcaaattacctacataaaaacaGTAGGTAGGTCACTTTACATAAGTATAAACTTGTGTtcaaagtatatacctattcgtatgagctaattaataatacacttatcTATTTTCAATGCTTGtcaggatttttattttacagattgTATTTATCTGTTAAGAAATAAGTGTGATATGattgttttcatatttgaTTCTGTACGATTTAGATAGCCGATAAACAAGTGTATTTTATGACatgactaattaataatttaaacgctTACAATTAGTCTAAAGTGTATTTGTTAATTGTTCATTAAGatttctaagaaaaaaaatttgatacaaCATAGTTTTATGCCAATTCTTCTCAAAGTCCTAATCAATACACTTTAATTTCTTGAAAATCTTGATTTCTTTctcatattacctatatattttgtattaaaatttagtattttttaatttttttctagattGAGGTTGGCGATGTTatcataaagataaataatgaaGATGTGCAAACATGTACAATTAAAGAaggtaaaattactaaaattattacttgaaaattacaacattaaatacttatcaTGTGTTTGAtcctattattaaactattaaatgtgagaaaacttaaattgaatacttataaagtaaatacttaGGTAtgcttgaatttattttttttcaagggGCAGGTAGATaccattgtttattttatttttttcaatcataatattatatttaacattaatttatatttttttgttttagtattgAAATGCTTAAGATTAGCACAAAAccctattattttgaaactagTCAGaggttagtatatatttatactatttaagtaatttattattaaattgataaattgatCGTTTTTTTTAGATCCTGCCATTAAAAGTAAAGTGCATGATAAACTGGCTGAAAATGGAAACTCCCCTCAATTACTATTCCGTGATATAGATTCCCCACCTCCTCCACCACAACATCATCCTCCACCGTTAGAAATGGTTACTagaacaaatacaaataaagttGAAGCTCCTAAATATGAAGCATTTATGATGACTGGCGAGAGAGTTAtcaaaatgtctaaaaatagTCAGGTATGATGTTTTTtgttcttcatttttttccaCTTTAATCtactatgtattttacattatttttaggtcTCTTTATTACCAAAGAGGGATCGTAAAGTTGATTGTTTGGTAAAAAATGGTGGCccaaaaaaattccaaaaagtAAATTCAAATTCTGTTCCTAGTAGTCCTGTTGAAAATGATCGACCAAACATTGCAAAACCTAATTCTGGAAATACATCTCCAGTTTCTCCTCCTCATACAAATATGTCCAACTATAAACGTGGCTCTCGTTCTGAAGATCCTTTACGTTCAAATTCTGAGTATCCAATGTCTTCAACTACCAGTATTGATACTGAAGACGAAGATATTACATCTTCTTGTAACAccttattaaatactaatataaaaccaCTTGAAATGGAAGACAAAAGAGTCTTGTGGACATATAACGCTGGTCATGTTCCTGATGAAACATCAGCTTCTTGCAATTCCCTCCAAAAAGTTCTATCACCTACATCACCGACATCCATATCCTCATCAATAATGTCATCGCCATCTGACCGGCGACGGCCAGCTAAAGGATCATTCCGTGGAAACAGTCATCCAACTAGCAGTCATTCAAATATATCAAGTCCTGATTTCCAAGACACTGCAGATTCAGATTTCTTGATTAACTCGCGTGAATTAGAGGTGTCAGATCCAAGTGACAGCGATTCAACTATTGTAGCAAGTGAACCAAAGATTAGAAAGCGATCTACAAAAGGGCAGTactcatattatgataatcatACTGACCATCGAATTGTCATTCAGGTTAAAGGTccagaaaaaacaaatttagttaAAGACAGTGAAAATAACAACAGATATTACAATGATAAGGAAAATATGAGTAACAATGAACATCaagattttaaagtatatatatagcattttatatttaaaattaattactttaaaaaaaaattatattttaatttaggatGAAGAAGAAGTTCAACATTTATTAGCATTAATGGAAGGTGCAGCTCAGTTGGCTAATTCTGTTACCAATAATGATGAGCACTGGACACAAAACGAAGATTTTGATTCTGATAGCTTACATAGTTTTCATTATTCACCTAAAGCTGTAGATATGCCCTCGGCAG
The DNA window shown above is from Aphis gossypii isolate Hap1 chromosome 2, ASM2018417v2, whole genome shotgun sequence and carries:
- the LOC114127794 gene encoding PH and SEC7 domain-containing protein — translated: MAVEISVTLCRPEMPSGLGFSLLGIADCPPVIYDIIENTPAAECAQIEVGDVIIKINNEDVQTCTIKEVLKCLRLAQNPIILKLVRDPAIKSKVHDKLAENGNSPQLLFRDIDSPPPPPQHHPPPLEMVTRTNTNKVEAPKYEAFMMTGERVIKMSKNSQVSLLPKRDRKVDCLVKNGGPKKFQKVNSNSVPSSPVENDRPNIAKPNSGNTSPVSPPHTNMSNYKRGSRSEDPLRSNSEYPMSSTTSIDTEDEDITSSCNTLLNTNIKPLEMEDKRVLWTYNAGHVPDETSASCNSLQKVLSPTSPTSISSSIMSSPSDRRRPAKGSFRGNSHPTSSHSNISSPDFQDTADSDFLINSRELEVSDPSDSDSTIVASEPKIRKRSTKGQYSYYDNHTDHRIVIQVKGPEKTNLVKDSENNNRYYNDKENMSNNEHQDFKDEEEVQHLLALMEGAAQLANSVTNNDEHWTQNEDFDSDSLHSFHYSPKAVDMPSAVRLAKRLFYLEGFKKSDVSRHLSKNNEFSRAVAEEYLKYFDFKGNSLDLALRHFLKQFSLTGETQERERVLVHFSKRFLDCNPQCFNSQDAVHTLTCAIMLLNTDLHGQMIGRKMTCNEFIENLAGLNDNEHFPRDVLKSLYMAIKSNPLEWASDDDLDENQLKNAIANQPIDGLGNKIPGQIGKSGGNYDENVMTQALEYKKGYVMRKCCMEANGKKTARGKRSWKMYYCTLRDLILYLHKDDSGFRKSQISDSIHNAIHIHHGLATKATDYTKKQHVFRLVTADQAEYLFQTSDSKELDSWINTINFVCASFSAPRLPSAVGNQKKFQRPLLPSAPTKLNLREQLREHEDTLRQLEVELDIHKKKPPERGTKNITLQFYKEKESHLLEELKRYRTYVYLLRSKMIQHPEYDSSTALLETDDETEVVSVNEQNNLLPTSNRSIDA